The genome window TGCTGCATGCCAGCTACGGAGCGTATATCTTCCTGTGTTATTTCCTGTATCTCAAAATCAACCTGTTTCCGGGCAGCTTCCCAGGCGCGGGCTACGGTGGCAGTTGCATCCCAAAGGGTGCCGTCGAGGTCAAATATCAGGCTGTCGGTTTGTTGGTTCATAATTGGGTTACTTTGTTTCAGGGTCAGGGTAAATAAAGGTAACTTCGTAGATTTTGCCCTCCCGTATGCGATACACGGCAATAGCTTCTATACGTGGCTTGTTTTTATCGGTCTGCACACGTTCATGGTCTATCACCACGTTACCCGATACAATTCTGTTTACAAGTTCACAGTGCAGGTCAGGAGTATCTGCAAATTTCTGTCCGTAGCGTTTCCGCATCTCGTCGAGGCCCTGGTAACTAAGCGCGCCCGGCTGGCGGTAAATCTTCACATCATCAGTATAAGCCTTCAGAAAAGTATCTATGTCGCGGTTGTTATAAGCTTGCAATTGTAGCGTGGCAGGTGCTTCTATGCCTGTAGTTTTAGGAGTAACCTGTGCGTTAGAAGTGTAGGCAGCCATAAGCAGAAGTATAGGTAAAAAGTATAGTTTCATGCTCCAAGCTAGGCAATTTTCTCTAAATCCTGAAGCTGTAGTGCCCGTATATGGCACTTATGTTAGAAGAATTGATCATACGTACCCTTTGCGATACCTTACCGGCCACACCTTCGGATGCTCTGTTTTTATTCGGACAGACGGAAGACAACCAGGAAGCTGCCTTTGCAGCTGCTAAGTTATTATTACAGGATAAGCATACTTACAGGGTACTTTTTCTGGGAACTAAGCCTATGAGCGGTTATCCCGGCGGAGCCAACTGGAAAGAAACCATGATGGCACTAGGCATGCCAGAAGATAAACTGGAGCTCATTTTACCTTTACCTGCCAATACCAAGTTGCTGCATACTGGCATTGAAGCCAATTCTATGGTAAAGCACGCAAAGGAGCAGGGCTACAGAAAAGTGATAGTTACGGCAGCGCCTTTTCAGCAACCGCGGGCAGTAATGGCAGCAGTTACAGCAGCTATACGATTATATCCTGAATTACAGATTTATAGTTTGCCGGGCAAGCCGTTGCCGTGGCAGGAGGTTGCCGTACACTCACAAGGCAAAACTGAAAGTACGCGGGCAGGCCTTATTGCCGGTGAGATGAAGCGCATAGCTAAGTATACTGAGCAAGGCGACCTGGCAACTGTGCAGGAAGTGTTGGACTACCTGAACCGCCGCGATGTAGCAGAACTATAACAAGTACTAGGGTTCCGGTGCAGTTAGTGTTTGTTTTACCAGCAACTTATTTACTGTTAACTTATTTATTTCCAGCTCATCTATACTTAGTTTACAGACCCTGGAGCCCCCGACTGCCAGCCTTCCGATAGCTATAGTTCCGATGGCTAAGGCACCAACGGCCAGCGCCCCGCAGGCAAATGCCCCGATGGCCAGAGCACCTGACGATACGGCTCCTGCAGCCGCACGTTTTATAGCGAAGCTTTCTGCAAATGTTCTCGCAATTTTTGACATGGCTATAGTTGTTAGTAGTACTGTTGAACTATAGCTAACGTATTGATAAGGCAGAAGTTAAGCGATTTAGTGGCCAGCTCTGGGAGCAGGGTAAGCAGCCTCTGCTACGCGATTATTCTTCTTCGTAAAACTGGATCAGGGCACCGAAGTAGGCTTCTTCCCATCCTTCTACAATGTCGTTATAATCCTGGTTAGGTATGTTGGTGTGGCGCAGCTCAGCCGAGGTGCCATACTTGTGCGGGTGCAGCTTTATAGTTACAACAGATGGTTCTTCCTGCTCCCCGAAATACCACTCTTGCACAATCTTTTTACCTTCTTCAAACTCCAGGTTCTTGCCAACTATACTTCCTTCAAACAACGAGAACTCAGAGCCGGGCTCTGTGCTCATTTCGGCTTCCTCGCCGGTCCAGGCTTGCAGTGTGAGCGGGTTAGTTAGGGCAGCATACACCAGTTCGGGCTCAGCCGGGATGATAAAGTATTTCTTATAGTCTTTCATGCGGAGGTTATTTTTTGGCAAACGTGCGGATGTACAGATCTTCTACTTTCTGGCGAGCCCAGGGGGTTTTACGCAGAAACTTCAGGCTGGAGTTTATACTTGGGTTGTTGTTAAAGCTGTTGATATTGATCTTATAGCCCAGCTCATCCCAGCCATAATAATCAACTAACTGTACCAGTATGCGCTCCAGCGTTTTGCCGTGCAGGGGGTTGTTTTTCTGTTCTTCCATGTGTGTAATGCAGCCCAAAGGTACATAAAACATACGTATACCTGGTTTCTGGTTATACCTATACTTTAGTAAGACAAGTATACTTCTACGTTAAGTTTAAGGCTATTTCGTTTTCCAGCTTTTGTCCGTTCTCAAACTGGTCGAGGCTCCGGAAGGTAGTGGTGGCAATTTCCTGCAGGGCTTCTCTGGTAAAAAAGCCCTGGTGTGCAGTGATCAGTACATTCGGGAAGGTCATCAGCCGTGCTATCAGGTCATCGAGTATTACT of Pontibacter deserti contains these proteins:
- a CDS encoding SRPBCC domain-containing protein; translation: MKDYKKYFIIPAEPELVYAALTNPLTLQAWTGEEAEMSTEPGSEFSLFEGSIVGKNLEFEEGKKIVQEWYFGEQEEPSVVTIKLHPHKYGTSAELRHTNIPNQDYNDIVEGWEEAYFGALIQFYEEE
- a CDS encoding VF530 family protein, which codes for MEEQKNNPLHGKTLERILVQLVDYYGWDELGYKININSFNNNPSINSSLKFLRKTPWARQKVEDLYIRTFAKK
- a CDS encoding nuclear transport factor 2 family protein, which gives rise to MKLYFLPILLLMAAYTSNAQVTPKTTGIEAPATLQLQAYNNRDIDTFLKAYTDDVKIYRQPGALSYQGLDEMRKRYGQKFADTPDLHCELVNRIVSGNVVIDHERVQTDKNKPRIEAIAVYRIREGKIYEVTFIYPDPETK
- a CDS encoding YdcF family protein is translated as MALMLEELIIRTLCDTLPATPSDALFLFGQTEDNQEAAFAAAKLLLQDKHTYRVLFLGTKPMSGYPGGANWKETMMALGMPEDKLELILPLPANTKLLHTGIEANSMVKHAKEQGYRKVIVTAAPFQQPRAVMAAVTAAIRLYPELQIYSLPGKPLPWQEVAVHSQGKTESTRAGLIAGEMKRIAKYTEQGDLATVQEVLDYLNRRDVAEL